The genomic stretch ggctggatcccataaactgtgagatcacaacctgagctgaaatcaagagtcggatgctcaaccaactgagccacccaggtgccccagttctggGCAATTTTGACTGATTTTTCTATCATGGGTcgtattttcttgcttcttgacatGCCTGATAATCTTTGGATGCTAGACATTTTCTCTTGCTGAGTGCTAGATAAGATAGTTAGGAATAGTTTGGTCCTTTCCAAACTATTTCCAAGTCTTGCTTTTATGAACTTTTAGGTCTGGAACAATGCTCAGTCTGGGGGCACTTATTCCCCACTAGTGGAACAAGACTTTCAATGGTTCGTGAATTACAACATTTCCACcatggctggtgggaacacaCACTATTCCTAGTACTGTTCCTTGAAAGCTTTAGCACAGGGTCAGtacactttttctgtaaagggtcacaGAGCAAACATTTTGGATATGgctaaatgaataataaacaaatgggtgtggctttgttccaataaaactttattcacaaggCAAGTAgtaggccagatttggcctgggGGCCGGAGTCTGCCAGTACCTGCTTCAGGATGATTCTTTCCCAGCCTTCAGGAGCTTCCTTTCCTTGTATGTGCTGATTGGTCCCCTACTGAACACTCCAGGACAATCTCCTGCAGGCCCGAGGCTTGCCCTGGGGACAGCTCTCCCCCGGCTGGAAATCTGCACTAAGACCTCTGGCTGCCTTGGTCCCTCTGGCTTCTCGGCTTTACTGCCTCCAGTCAAGGAGCTGAGTGGCCTCTGGGCTGTGACCTAGAAACTCCAGGCAATTGAGGCCATCCTTGGGCTCACCTGTCTCCTTCCTGCTGTTGCCCGATAGTCAATATCTTGAAAACCGTTGTTTCctgttctttgggttttttactttttatgggtatttttggttgtttcaggTGGAAGGTGCCTGTTCTGATGCCTGTTACCCTACCTTGGCTGAAAAGGGAAGCCCCTTAGCTATTAACATgaacttaaaaatgagaaattaacgTTCTGTAGTTGCACTAGCCACAGTGCATGAAGAAACATCCCCACAATCACAGGAAATTCTACCGGACAGTGCTGGCTTAGAAACCTTACTGCTCCTCCCGTGTTACTCACAGCCAAGGTGCTTACACAGGCTTACCTCTTGCAAAAGAGACAGGTGGGTGGCCAGGAGAACAGCGGGAACTTGGCTCGGCAACAGCAACAAATCTGTAAGCAAAGGACCAGATGAGTTAGTCCTGCGTGGTGAGGGAGCAATCCAGGGTCCAGGCTGCCTGGCCCGCCCTCAACCCAGGGCTCCTGCCTGCTGAGGGAGCAGCTGGGTCCGGGCCACCTCACCTTCCCCTTCCTGAGACTGCTGACGAGCTCCTTGTTCTGCAGGAACTTCTCCATCTCAGCCTTGACCAGCACACGGCGCACATCCATCACTTCCTCCACGGTCAGAGCAAGGCTCTCCGCGGGGTGGCTGAACTCCTGGGGATAAAAGGGTCAATGGGTCAGTGCTCCTCAGGCCTTGAGGGACGAGGCCTTTCAGGAGTCTGTCCATAAGGGTCTCTCTTCTCTGAGGGCTCTGGAATCTTCCTGGCCTCAGTCTACCCAAACCTAGCAACTTCCTAAAACACCCCAGCCTTCACCTCATCTACTGCCGGGACCCACACATGCTACTCCTGTCACCCGGCCCGCACCCAGCCTGCTGATGACCACATCCCTCTAGCATCCCCGCCTCTGTTCACGGTGCTCTCCAGACCAGAAACATCTGCCTCCCACCTCGTTGCCCACCTGCAAACACACACCACCACCGGTCGCAACCATCCAGAGGCCCCAGGCCCACCTCCTCTCCTTCTGAAGCCCTTCACCACAGAGCTCTCTCTCCCCTGGCGGCTGAAGGCCCTAGGCGCCTCCTGCATGCTGCCTGACTCGGTGCTCACCACCAAGCCTGCCCATCTGTAGGTGGTACGTGTCCCGCCTGCCACAGCCACCTACCCC from Panthera uncia isolate 11264 unplaced genomic scaffold, Puncia_PCG_1.0 HiC_scaffold_2508, whole genome shotgun sequence encodes the following:
- the LOC125917822 gene encoding protein spire homolog 2-like, with translation MDVRRVLVKAEMEKFLQNKELVSSLRKGKICCCCRAKFPLFSWPPTCLFCKRAVCTSCSIKVRIVWGLSEAPGI